The genomic DNA CACCCCGTCCGTCTCCCCGCTTCTTTTCCCGATCGCGCACCGCCCGCAGAATTCGTCCTCGCCAGATTTCCGTTTGCAGGTCAAACCGATCGCACACCAGCCATGCCGCCTCAATCTGCTTCTCAAATTCGGCATCCGAGACGCGATCGTCCTCTGGGTCGGGAAGCTGGAAGTCGAGATCGAGTCCGTCTACTGCCTGGAGCAGTTGGGGACGGGATGGAATGGAATCAATCGGAGCATTGGTCGGGTCGTCGGTGGAGCCAAAGGAAGGAAGTACCTGAACCATACAGTTAAACCGTTACAATAAGTCGATCGCTCAGTGCTGTGGCTGACGCGTAGCGGCAAAGCCGATCGCAGCCGCAACATTATGACATACCTTAGCGTTAGGTCAAGGGACTGCCTGCTAGATGTAGCGTTAGAGAGGCAGATGGGCTGGAGACAGCAAATTGACTGAAGGGCTGAAGGGCTGACCGAATAACCGCTCCGTTAAAGATAGCCCGCAGTTTTTTCCGCAAAAGCAAATTTTTCTCTAATTAAGAGAATTCCGCAATACATGCAGCAACGTCAGTGGGCATACTGAGACTAATCGTTTCCATTAGTCTGTATGTCTCCTGTATCTGCCCCTCGGCAACCACCCCGCAGACGAAGCCGTCACTTATCGCTGCGACTCACGCTGATTGTGCCTTTCATCATCCAGATTGCGGTTGCGGTTAGTTTAATCGGGTATCTGTCGTTCAAAAACACGCAGCATACGGTGAACAACCTGTCGGCACAGATTCTAGATCGAACCGATCGACTGGTGGCTCAGCATCTGGACTGCTTCCTATCGACCGCTCAGGGAATCAACCAGGAAATTACCAACGTTCTGGAGATGCAGTTGCTCGATCGCGACGATCTGACCACGATCGGTCGTTTGCTCTGGCAGCAGGCAAAGATTCACCCTGAGGTTGGCTACCTCAATTACGGGCTGGTTACAGGGGAATATGTAGGAGCAGGACATTATCCCAATGCGCTTAGCATTAGCGAAACCTCTGCGCGAACCCAGTGGAAAAATGTGGATTACTCGACCGATGCTCAGGGTCAGCGTACCCAGATGTTTAGAGTCTCCGATTATAACTACCGCGAGGAAGCCTGGTATGAAAACGCAATTCGGCTGCAACGAGCCGTATGGACTCCGGTGTACCTGTGGGATGATCCAACCTCCGGACAGGAAATTTCCTTGGCGGCAGCCAGTCCCCTTTACAACGCAAACAGAGAATTAGTTGGGGCAATTGGCGTTGATCTTAAACTCACCCGAATTCAGCAGTACCTTCAAACACTTGATATCAGCCCCTCTGGAAAGATTTTCATTGTAGAGCGCGACGGCACAATGATTGCCAGCTCTGGAGACCAGATGCCTTTTGTCGAAATCAATGGACAGGCGCAGCGCCTCAACGTAGAACAAAGTCGTGATCCTGCCGTTCAACAGACCGCCCAGTTCCTTCAGCAAAAATTTGGCAGCTTTGCCGCAATTCAGCAGCCTCAGACCCTCCAGATCCACAGGCATGACATCCCCTTCGCCGGGCTGCAAACCGATCGACAGTTTGTCCATGTAATGCCGCAGCGCGATCGCTTTGGGCTGGATTGGCTAGTGGTGATCACGGTGCCGGAGTCGGATTTTATGGAGCAGGTGCATGAAAACGCCCGACTGACGCTGATTCTGTGTCTGGGTACCCTAGCGTTAACGATTGCAATCGGCACAATCACTGCCCGCCATCTGACCCAGCCCATTCTACGAACCATTCACGCAGCGGATGCCCTGTCGCAGAACAACTGGCAGCAGCCCATTCCCGACTCACCCACCAGGGAATTAACGCAGCTTTCCAGAGCGTTTAACCGGATGGCAACCCAGATTCGGCAGTCGTTTGAACAGCTTGCCTTTATTGCTCACCA from Leptolyngbya ohadii IS1 includes the following:
- a CDS encoding bifunctional diguanylate cyclase/phosphodiesterase, with the translated sequence MSPVSAPRQPPRRRSRHLSLRLTLIVPFIIQIAVAVSLIGYLSFKNTQHTVNNLSAQILDRTDRLVAQHLDCFLSTAQGINQEITNVLEMQLLDRDDLTTIGRLLWQQAKIHPEVGYLNYGLVTGEYVGAGHYPNALSISETSARTQWKNVDYSTDAQGQRTQMFRVSDYNYREEAWYENAIRLQRAVWTPVYLWDDPTSGQEISLAAASPLYNANRELVGAIGVDLKLTRIQQYLQTLDISPSGKIFIVERDGTMIASSGDQMPFVEINGQAQRLNVEQSRDPAVQQTAQFLQQKFGSFAAIQQPQTLQIHRHDIPFAGLQTDRQFVHVMPQRDRFGLDWLVVITVPESDFMEQVHENARLTLILCLGTLALTIAIGTITARHLTQPILRTIHAADALSQNNWQQPIPDSPTRELTQLSRAFNRMATQIRQSFEQLAFIAHHDALTGLLNRRAFEQELGAAIAKRQYHPSYQFAVLFLDLDYFKLVNDSYGHLVGDQLLIAVRRRLQSCVRETDAIARFGGDEFTILLDGIASPDAATEIAQRIIHTLQACFSIEGREIFINTSVGIVFSSLTGDNTTEILRDADTALYQAKASGKGNYVVFNCTMHTQTVERLQLETDLRRALDRQEFIVYYQPIFDIITGQMTGFEALVRWQHPQRGLITPDKFIPLAEETGLIAALGEWVMQQACQQMRLWQEEFQLELSLTMSVNISTQQILHANFVSQLQQVLQETQLNPQVLKLEITESSVLSHEDMTRIRFEQLKNLGVQVSIDDFGTGYSSLSYLHRLPVHTLKIDRSFVNRLGAHGENSEIVEAIVMLAHRLGIEVVAEGVETTEQMEQLRVIRCTQAQGYLFSPPRSASDITTQLIAQKSARTP